In Megalobrama amblycephala isolate DHTTF-2021 linkage group LG9, ASM1881202v1, whole genome shotgun sequence, the sequence TCTATGGAAgaggaataataaaaaaataaaaccatctcgagattaaagttgttaaatttaaagaaaaaagttgaaataaaatgttgagaataaactcgttaaattacgagaataaactcgttaaattacgagaaaaaagtcgttaaattacgagaacaaattcgttaaattttgagaaaaatgtcgttaaatttcgagaaaaaagtcgagataaaatattgagaataaactcgttaaattacgagaaaaaaagttgttaaattacgagaacaaattcattaaattttgggaaaaatttcgttaaatttcgagaaaaaagtcaagataaaatgttgagaataaactcattaaattacgagaaaaaagtcgttaaattacgagaacaaattcgttaaattttgagaaaaatgacgttaaatttcgagaaaaaagtcgagataaaatgttgagaataaactcgttaaattacgagaaaaaagtcgttaaattacgagaacaaattcattaaattttgagaaaaatgtcattaaatttagagaaaaaagtcgagataaaatgttgagaataaactcattaaattacgagaaaaaagtcgttaaatttcgagaaaaaagtcgagataaaatgttgagaataaactcgttaaattacgagaaaaaagtcgagataaaatgttgagaataaactcgttaaattacgagaaaaaagtcgttaaatttcgagaaaaaagtcgagataaaatgttgagaataaactcgttaaattacgagaaaaaagtcgagataaaatgttgagaatagtctcgagatggttttatttttttattatttgcttggccctaatcctcttccgtaattttCCCCACAACTTTTATTATATCAATGTCAACTAgcattaaataaatgtgttcactCTTTGTAAGATATTAGAAAGGTGCATTACCTACAACTGTAGCCTAAAACAATGACTAAATAGCTATTTGGTTAATtggttaaaattatttttcaccAGTCACGTGTTTGGTGATGTCTGCTGAAAAGGAAAGTCAagttagaatttttgtctttgGAATAACATAAACTCTAATAAGACCAGGATGGAGCCCCTAAAGGCAAATGGTgatgaaaaaaatatgagatgggaggggaaaaaaatatttcaatgcttttgcgttctctcgctaaagttttgcgttcccccaaaaaactttgcattcgctTACAAAGAATTCAAagctacggagcccctaaagggacatggtaaAGGAAAATGTTTTGCGAGCAAACGCAAAATTTCTCTGGGAAACGCAAAGATTTTGCGAacgaacacaaagtttctcaggggactgcaaaacatttgcaagagaacgcaaaagcattgacGACTTATTATTCCTCcaatctcatattttttttccaccaccacgtcCCTTTAGGTGAAGGAAAAGGTTTTGAGAGCATtggcaaagtttctcgggggagcgCAAAaattttgcgagtgaacgcaaagaATCTGAGGAGGGATGCAAAACACATGCAAGAGAATGTAAAAGTATTGACTTATTATTTTtctcatctcatattttttccctttaggggctccgtagtaCAATAAACTTATAAATAAATAGAGTAAATTCGATATTATGTTGACTTATCTTCTTAGTCCAGACTGAGAGCATAACAGAATCTATTGCACAGTACGTTTTTCTACAGAGCTGATTTCTTATGCTAATCACAGCGCTGTCATCAGTAACAGAGTACATTAGCTAATGCTCCGGCAAATGAATATTCTTTTCACTCTTTTTCCCGGTTCTCCGTAAGGTTGCAGTTCAGCAGCTTCTATGACATCAACGTCCTCAGTGTTTCGTGGGTCTACAGCTGGATGCCGGCCTTTATTGAGTAGGTGGAAGCGAATGTTCCGCGGCCCTATTCATCTCCCGCGGCTCCTCGCTAATTAAGCTGTCAGGCTGCTGTTTGAGGCCGGGGGAGAGCGACAGCATAAGAGCAGTGGTGGAGGGAGGCTGGATCTCTGGCGCTGGATCCAGTCTGTAATTTAAAACGTAGCTCAAAAGAGCTTCAGCACCCAGCCAAGCCACCCGAGGAGGGAAGCTAACCTCTCTCTTTATAAATCACTGATATGAACGGCCCGTCTAATATGCAGGTGCTGAGGGAGAGATATTACACAAGCTTATGTTCACATGTAGCTATGTGTTGCATaatgcatatatgcacatacaGTGAGAGCCGAAAGGCCAAATCCACACTGAAATGCTGGGAGGAAAAAagttttatgatttaaaaaagaatttatggttttttgttttgttttgttttttaagtatTTATGTAAGTATTTTATGtgtgcacacatacacatatataaattatatatatacatatgtattaggctatatatacacataatcCATGTCATACAACATAAGTTATAatgtatgtgtgcatatatcaataaatatatgcattagCTTCATAAGTTTCATAAgctatttaaattttaataaagaGTAATGAAAAATTTAGCTAATGCACTAGGGCATTCGGGACAAAATGAATCCACCTTCATCGAAAATGACTTGGGATTTATTTCTAGCCAAGAGTACTGTTCTTTTCATTTCAGAGTACATCCTTTAGCACCATATTGCCATTATgtcaaataaattatatttgcaTAAGAAATCATGCAAATGTGCTGCGAAACTCCAGAAGATTTAATCtccaaaaaaacacacaacGTTGATTTTTGGTCATTTCAAATCTGAGTTTACAACTTTCTCTAACAAAATCTCTGTGCTAAACTATTTATGTGGGATTGAATTAAAGTAATAatttacccaaaaataaaactgctgtcattattttctcacTCTCATTTTTGTGGTGCTTCAAGATTGAAACATGGGAAAGCACTGTGGAACAGTGGGTGTCTAAAATTCCCTCATATAAAAGGCGGTCAGTGACCCCTCCACAGGAGACCGTGACTAAATCTGAGCACTTTTGTTCATCGTGGGGCTGTCTGGAGAACCACAGAGCCAACCGTTACAAACCCTGTGAGATTCTCGTCTTTGCTGTAATAACCTCTTTTTCTCTTTGCACTACAGGTGTTTGACATTTCAGCAGAAACAACTTCAGGCTGAGACACGTTCAATGAACTCCATCAGGCATCTGACAAGAAAACCATATTTTTCTCTATTAGGATGGCTGGAAACATCTTGAGAAGGCTGTGAGAACAACGTTTGCTCAAAGACATAAAATTGTATGTGTTGCACCTGGTGATGAAAGAGAATTGGAaaaattgtcacatttttaGGCACAAGTTAAAATTATACTAAACATTCCAATTTTTTCTCTTGCCTATTTTCAGATCAAGCTTAAGTTTCCACTTGGTGGAAATGAAAATCTCCATATACCCTAATGATCACTCAGAACAAACCACTCAGAAATACCCTGACAGCCAGCCAgtacatcctagcaaccacactGCAACACCCTGGCAtcaacccagaacaccttagtaaGACTCTGGCAtcaacccagaacaccctagcaaccacttacaACACCCAGGCACCCTAGCCACCACTTACTGTAGCAACACCCAGGcagccacccagaacaccttagttATGCCCTGGCAtcaacccagaacaccttagcaaccacttagcaacaccctgaccGCCAAGCACCCTAGCCACTACTTAGCAACACCCAGGcagccacccagaacaccttagtaaTACACTGGCAtctacccagaacaccctagcaaccacttagcaacaccctggcatcTAGGCACCCCAGGCACcacttagcaacaccctggcagcCACCCAGAACACTTTAGTAATGCTCTGGCAtcaacccagaacaccctagcaaccacttacaACACCTTGGCACCCAGGCACCCTAGCCACCACTTACTGTAGCAACACCCAGGCAGCCACCCAGAACACTTTAGTTATACCCTGGCAtcaacccagaacaccttagcaaccacttagcaacaccctggctGCCAAGCACCCTAGCCACTACTTAGCAACACCCAGGcagccacccagaacaccttagtaaTACACTGGCAtcaacccagaacaccctagcaaccacttagcaacaccctggcatcTAGGCACCCCAGGAACCACTCAGCAACACCCTGGcagccacccagaacaccttagtaaTGCTCTGGCAtcaacccagaacaccctagcaaccacttacaACACCCTGGCACCCAGGCACCCTAGCCACCTCTTACTGTAGCAACACCCAGGCAGCCACCCAGAACACTTTAGTTATACCCTGGAAtcaacccagaacaccttagcaatcacttagcaacaccctggcatcTAGGCATCCCAGGCACcacttagcaacaccctggcagcCACCCAGAACACTTTAGTAATGCTCTGGCAtcaacccagaacaccctagcaaccacttacaACACCCTGGCACTCAGGCACCCTAGCCACCACTTACTGTAGCAACACCCAGGCAGCCACCCAGAACACTTTAGTTATACCCTGGCAtcaacccagaacaccttagcaaccatttagcaacaccctggctGCCAAGCACCCTAGCCACTACTTAGCAACACCCAGGcagccacccagaacaccttagtaaTACACTGGCATCaatccagaacaccctagcaaccacttagcaacaccctggcatcTAGGCACCCCAGGCACcacttagcaacaccctggcagcCACCCAGAAGACCTTAGTAGTACCCTGGCATCAACCCAGAACACCCTCGCAAAcacttagcaacaccctggccACCAAGCACAATAACCACCACTTAGCAACACCCAGGCAGCCAGATGTACACCTTAGTAATACCCTGGCAtcaacccagaacaccctagaaaccacttagcaacaccctggtaGCCAGGCACCCTAGCCACCATTAAGCAACACCTTGGTagccacccagaacaccttagtaaTGCCCTGGCATcaacccagaacaccatagcaaccacctagcaacagcCTGGCACCTAGGCACCCTAACCACCATTAAACAACACTATGGCAGCCACCcagaacaacctagcaaccactgAACAACACCCTGATAGCACCTTATCAATACCCTGGCATCAATCCACCCAGAGCaacttagcaacaccctgaaAGCCATCCAGAACACCTTGAACACCTTAGTAACATCCTGGGAGCCatctagaacaccctagcaactactgAACAGCCCCTGGCAACCCCCTAGAAAACCAAACACTTATCAGTACCATGGTATCCACCCAGATCATCCACTTAGCAACACCCTTGCAGCCACCCATAACACCTTAACAACACCTAAGAACACCCTGGAAAATACTCAGAGAAACCCAGAACATCTTAGCTAGCGCCACCCTGGCAAACAAccagaacaccttagtaacAACCTTGCAACCATCCAGCAGAACCTACAACCAATGAGCAACAATAACTTTAAGCATTTTTAAGTAAACTATTCAAAGTTTATGTCATGTTCACCTGTGATGGCTTTGAAGTCAATGTGTTATCAGTAGTTCCTCACAGCCCAACAATATTGAACCagagcaaaaatgaaaatggagaGAGGAAGTGCACACAAAAGCACCATTATCAGCTGGTTCCATCTGAACAATCACATCTGTGTGTGGATAAGGACAGATGGATATGGCTGCCTTGAAGGCGTGGGGTTTCAGGCAGATTGTTGCAATTCTTCACCAGATTTGAAAGCCTTTGCGGCACTGATGCTCGTTAAGCCCATTGCCCTTTTGAAACCAATTTCGGTGTCTCTGCACTCATGCCTGTGCGAATATGTGGTCAGTTTGCTTTTTCAAGCTGTCGCGCCTCATGCGGCGCTTGGCTCAGTCTGGATTACGACAGCACTTTCCCTGCTCTAGGTCACCAGGATCAGCTCTCGCTCAACACCACAGCCATACATATAATCCCATCAGCCCCAGCATGGAAGAAGAGGATTTCAGGGTGACTATGAGGAATTTGAGAGAAGATTAGGCCACTGGATATCTCATTCCGCCTCACAAATGGATCATCAAATCGGGTATCATTTGCTTGCTTTACATTTCCACATGTGTAGATTTAGATTTTATCTGTTGTTTTTACCCAGACAATTCAGAAATGTCAGAATAATGCAGAATAATTTGCCAAAATATCCAAACAAAACACTGCAGGGATTCTGTATTTCACAATGCAATATGTTCAATTTGACCTTCCCTTCCAATTCCAAAAGCATTCACAATCTATATTTCGACTCAGTATTTGATTGTTGAAATTAAACAATGCCAATTAATCCAGTTGATTGAATATAAAATGACAACTGTgatgttaaacattttttaacaaaattgtAGGCAGTGTATAGTGTGTAGTATTTAGGTAGTAGTAAGCTGGTGTTCTAGTCCACATTCATGCACGTTTGAGGCTGCAGTCTGTAGCGCCATCTAGTGCCTGCTGACAAAACAATCACATTTTCTACtaaacatttgaaaacaaaatgtgtttGTCAATAAAAGGAAAGAAGGCCATGTGTCCATGAGAGCACAtgtgggtttgtgtgtgtgtgaagtggCTTTGACATTAGCAAAGATCACAACACACCTGCACACTGACCCCAATCCTCATAAGGATCTTACTGAGACATTGTTAGTCTAATAACgcaacctctctctctctctctctctctctctgcaaaGTCACAGTCTCGTGCAGGTCAGGACAGAGGAAAAACAAACACGGACGGCCTGATGATTCGGCAAAAGCACACACAGGAAATTATGGCATCAGTTGTGAGTATATAagcattctattctattctattctattctattctattctattctattctattctattctattctattcgtCTGTTCATCagtttattacaaaaataactgtttatatTCCACTTTTGGAATGAAGCTGGTGTCTTTTTAAATCAGTAATAAAACATTCTGTGGCaccttagtgtaaatagaaatagaaatagaaaaccTTTATTGTCATTGTACAGCTGTACAATGAAATTTAGTCTCATTTGAAAGTGCACACACATATGAAAATGTACAATTAAACAAATGTAACCAGTGCAAATATGACAAATATGTACAGTACTGTTactgctactgtaatggaaaggAATGTaaagattataaaaaaaaaaaaactgttttctatttgaatatatttcacaaagtaatttattcctgtgatggcaaagctgaattttcagcatcattactccagtcttcagtgtcacatgatccttcagaaatcattctaatatgctgatctgctgctcaagaaacatttaatgtgtacaattgtacaaaatatttgtgtacaatattttttttcaggattatttgatgaatagaaagttcaaaagaacagtgtttatctgaaatctaatcttttgtaacattataaatgtctttactgccacttttgattgatttaatgcatccttgctgaataaaagtattcatttctttaatttcttttcaaaaaaatacaaataaaaattcttactgaccccaaacttttgaacggtagtgtataatgctacagaagctttgtatttcagataaatgctgttcttttgaactttctattcatcaaggaatcctgaaaaaaaaaagtacacaactgttttcaacattgaaaataatcataaatgtttcttgagcagcaaatcagcagattagaatgatttctgaaggatcatgtgacactgaagactggagtaacgatgctgaaaattcagctttgatcacaggaataaattactttgtcaaatatatttaaatagtacacagttattttaaattgtaataatatttcacaatattactgttttttactgtatttttaattaaataaatgtagccttggtgagcagacgaaacttcttttaaaaacattaaaaatcttagtggttccaaacttttggactgtactgtatatatatgtttagcttttatatattttattatatttatattatgtttgttttttaaacagtaTTAAAGAAGTTTGTTTGTGGATACTTAATTTCTTTCATTATGTGTTCCAACTCatctattaaaaaatgtattatactttcattttttctaaagaaattcatatttaTGCACAATTTATGTCCACAAAactattttatgcatttaagcataaacatcataaaaaaaaaaatcagttgagTACTATGTCCAAACTTAGAAGTGTGTATAATTAGATTTTTTCCATAGAAATTGtgtcatagaaaaatgcatGTAAATGTCACACTTTTCCACATGTGTGTGTTACAGATTCAGGAAAGTTTGCCCTGCCTTGGGAAAAATGCAATGATCCATCTAAATAGCTGTGGCATTCAGCTGGTGTCTAAAAAGGGCCGTCTCTCACGCACACCTGCCCTCCATCTGTTACCGACACATGCTGAGGAACCTGTTTGCTTGACACtctcctcatcctcctcctccttctcctcttcctcctccataCAGGATCAGGGTAGAGCTCCTGCTCAGCCCTCAGAGCAAGAGAAAGAGGCTGAGAATCTGCCCCCGAGACGCCCTCTGAAACTCGCTCCGCTAGAGCTCCCCCTAGAGGTGAGAGAGGCACAGCGGCAGAAGATCAAAAGCGCTCAGGAGGCCAAAGTTGCGCCCTGTAAGTCTGCTGAGACGTATCCAAGAAAAGCAAAGGTTTGTTGGCAGGAAGGCCCAGCCAAGTCACCAGAGCGCCTCCCGCTGAGTACCATCACAGAACACCACAAAACACTGCTACCTGTCAATCAAGTCAAGGTTGGTTCTGATAGGCCAGCAGGGAAGGAGGCGGGGCAAGGGGAAGGTAATCCGTCAGTTCGCTCGGCACATGCTCTCGAGAACATCTGCCAATCAGAGCACGGCAACAGCCAATCAGCCGCTCCCGCTAAGAACCAGGATGCAGTCAAAAGGCGTCTAAGACTGAGAAGGACTCAGCGGCTAGAGGAGGATCAGAGCAAATCCAGCTCATTAACAGGTGGATTATCTGCTGATGAGAGCAAACAGGCCTCAGCCGGCCCTGGTCAACGCGCCTCCGAGAAGGCCATCAGAGATGCCAGCCGTGTGCTGGAAAAGGCATCATGGAGGAATCCACGGGAACCTGGGATTTGTGAGATGGAGGCAGTGGGTAAAGTTGGGAGAAAGATGGCTGTTAATGACATTCAGGAAGCCGTGTTCTGACTCTTTGACCCGAAGAGGAAGTGCAACACACGGTGTTGGGGTTAGAGACTTGAACATGGCAATAT encodes:
- the LOC125275743 gene encoding uncharacterized protein LOC125275743, giving the protein MIRQKHTQEIMASVIQESLPCLGKNAMIHLNSCGIQLVSKKGRLSRTPALHLLPTHAEEPVCLTLSSSSSSFSSSSSIQDQGRAPAQPSEQEKEAENLPPRRPLKLAPLELPLEVREAQRQKIKSAQEAKVAPCKSAETYPRKAKVCWQEGPAKSPERLPLSTITEHHKTLLPVNQVKVGSDRPAGKEAGQGEGNPSVRSAHALENICQSEHGNSQSAAPAKNQDAVKRRLRLRRTQRLEEDQSKSSSLTGGLSADESKQASAGPGQRASEKAIRDASRVLEKASWRNPREPGICEMEAVGKVGRKMAVNDIQEAVF